The stretch of DNA AAGGGAAATTATGGCACCCACTATTTATATTAGTTGCTGCAACACTTGTCCCATGGTATATGAAAGGAGAAAAGTAACTTGATTTCTGTTCAGAATTTAAGGAAGTCATATAAGAAAAATGTAGTTATCGATCAGCTATCTGTAGATATTAATTCAGGGGATATTGTAGGCTTAGTAGGTGAGAATGGAGCAGGTAAGTCCTCGTTTTTACGTATACTAGCTACATTATCTAAAGCTGATAAAGGAACGATTACTTGGAATGATGTTTCCTATGAAAAGGAAACAAAGAAACTTCGTAGAGACATTGGATTTGTCCCCCAAGAAATCTCAATTTGGGAAGATTTTACGGTAGAAGAAAATATGAAGTTTTTTGAAAAGTTATCTTGGGTGAATCGTTCTGAATCGGAACTTAAACAATTATGTTTAGATATGAAACTTTCAAAATGGAAAGAGCCCGTTCACACTCTTTCAGGCGGGATGAAAAGAAAATTGAATATGGCAATTAGTTTCATCCATGATCCAAAACTATTATTATTAGACGAACCTACTGTAGGAATTGACTTAAAATCAAAA from Oceanobacillus iheyensis HTE831 encodes:
- a CDS encoding ABC transporter ATP-binding protein produces the protein MISVQNLRKSYKKNVVIDQLSVDINSGDIVGLVGENGAGKSSFLRILATLSKADKGTITWNDVSYEKETKKLRRDIGFVPQEISIWEDFTVEENMKFFEKLSWVNRSESELKQLCLDMKLSKWKEPVHTLSGGMKRKLNMAISFIHDPKLLLLDEPTVGIDLKSKKEIGEYLYKQSKEHHKTIIYTSHDMDEIISLCDWVICIGKDSFYENLLKSRGKEIFTI